From Nicotiana tabacum cultivar K326 chromosome 20, ASM71507v2, whole genome shotgun sequence, one genomic window encodes:
- the LOC107813065 gene encoding uncharacterized protein LOC107813065 isoform X1 — MAYLLIAFVSFVFQFLVPKAHSYGHAHGCRSYCGNLTVDYPFALQPGCGHQGYRDLLYCINNVLMLHISSGSYRVLDIDYAYRSLTLDEPHMSTCTSIMLGKRGNGFVVERWREPYLSPMTDNVFMLLHCKAESPLFQGFSGKHLPCRNVAGMGCDDYYGCPVWSLIGPQRAGSVYGSGPPKCCAIAYEAIKDVNLTRLGCQGYSSAYNLAPLRLAGPDEWSYGIRVKYSVQGNETFCKACEATGGSCGYDVNDFSSTLCMCGSWNSTSNCDSVPSASHRRTWSFMDALTVNWELAIKLGL, encoded by the exons ATGGCTTATCTACTCATAGCTTTTGTTTCTTTTGTCTTTCAATTTTTAGTCCCTAAAGCTCATAGCTATGGCCATGCACATGGCTGCCGATCATACTGCGGAAACTTGACCGTCGATTACCCTTTTGCACTTCAACCGGGCTGCGGCCACCAGGGCTACCGAGACCTCTTATATTGCATCAATAATGTGCTAATGCTTCACATTAGTTCAGGCTCGTACCGTGTTTTGGACATTGATTATGCATACCGTTCCCTCACCTTAGACGAACCTCACATGTCGACGTGCACGTCGATCATGCTCGGCAAACGGGGCAATGGATTTGTCGTCGAGCGGTGGCGAGAGCCGTACTTGAGCCCCATGACGGACAACGTGTTCATGCTGCTACATTGCAAGGCAGAATCACCACTCTTCCAAGGTTTCTCTGGAAAGCACTTGCCCTGCAGGAATGTTGCTGGGATGGGCTGTGATGACTACTATGGTTGTCCAGTATGGAGCCTAATTGGGCCGCAACGGGCGGGCTCGGTATATGGATCAGGCCCGCCCAAATGCTGTGCAATTGCATATGAAGCAATCAAGGATGTAAATTTGACCAGGCTTGGTTGTCAAGGGTACAGCAGTGCTTATAATTTAGCACCTTTGAGACTGGCTGGCCCTGATGAATGGTCTTATGGGATAAGGGTGAAGTATTCGGTTCAAGGAAATGAGACCTTTTGTAAAGCTTGTGAGGCAACTGGTGGATCTTGTGGCTATGATGTCAATGACTTTAGCAGTACTTTGTGCATGTGTGGTAGCTGGAATTCTACTTCCAATTGCGATTCAG TTCCCTCAGCTTCGCATAGAAGAACTTGGTCGTTCATGGATGCACTAACAG
- the LOC107813065 gene encoding uncharacterized protein LOC107813065 isoform X2 translates to MAYLLIAFVSFVFQFLVPKAHSYGHAHGCRSYCGNLTVDYPFALQPGCGHQGYRDLLYCINNVLMLHISSGSYRVLDIDYAYRSLTLDEPHMSTCTSIMLGKRGNGFVVERWREPYLSPMTDNVFMLLHCKAESPLFQGFSGKHLPCRNVAGMGCDDYYGCPVWSLIGPQRAGSVYGSGPPKCCAIAYEAIKDVNLTRLGCQGYSSAYNLAPLRLAGPDEWSYGIRVKYSVQGNETFCKACEATGGSCGYDVNDFSSTLCMCGSWNSTSNCDSVPSASHRRTWSFMDALTGKT, encoded by the exons ATGGCTTATCTACTCATAGCTTTTGTTTCTTTTGTCTTTCAATTTTTAGTCCCTAAAGCTCATAGCTATGGCCATGCACATGGCTGCCGATCATACTGCGGAAACTTGACCGTCGATTACCCTTTTGCACTTCAACCGGGCTGCGGCCACCAGGGCTACCGAGACCTCTTATATTGCATCAATAATGTGCTAATGCTTCACATTAGTTCAGGCTCGTACCGTGTTTTGGACATTGATTATGCATACCGTTCCCTCACCTTAGACGAACCTCACATGTCGACGTGCACGTCGATCATGCTCGGCAAACGGGGCAATGGATTTGTCGTCGAGCGGTGGCGAGAGCCGTACTTGAGCCCCATGACGGACAACGTGTTCATGCTGCTACATTGCAAGGCAGAATCACCACTCTTCCAAGGTTTCTCTGGAAAGCACTTGCCCTGCAGGAATGTTGCTGGGATGGGCTGTGATGACTACTATGGTTGTCCAGTATGGAGCCTAATTGGGCCGCAACGGGCGGGCTCGGTATATGGATCAGGCCCGCCCAAATGCTGTGCAATTGCATATGAAGCAATCAAGGATGTAAATTTGACCAGGCTTGGTTGTCAAGGGTACAGCAGTGCTTATAATTTAGCACCTTTGAGACTGGCTGGCCCTGATGAATGGTCTTATGGGATAAGGGTGAAGTATTCGGTTCAAGGAAATGAGACCTTTTGTAAAGCTTGTGAGGCAACTGGTGGATCTTGTGGCTATGATGTCAATGACTTTAGCAGTACTTTGTGCATGTGTGGTAGCTGGAATTCTACTTCCAATTGCGATTCAG TTCCCTCAGCTTCGCATAGAAGAACTTGGTCGTTCATGGATGCACTAACAG ggaaaaccTGA